The Seleniivibrio woodruffii genome window below encodes:
- a CDS encoding glutathione peroxidase yields the protein MSFYNLSAKSLSGETVNFAEFTGKTVLVVNTASKCGFSPQYNDLEKLNLKYKDKGLVILGFPCNQFGNQEPGNAKEIETTCRINYGVTFRIFEKCDVRGDSAHPVFRFLSGRLPGIFGTESIKWNFTKFLIAPDGTPVRRFAPFTNPMKTEKHILQYLGQ from the coding sequence ATGTCATTTTACAATCTCTCAGCAAAAAGCCTTTCAGGAGAAACCGTTAACTTTGCCGAATTTACCGGCAAAACAGTTCTCGTCGTAAACACTGCCAGCAAATGCGGCTTCTCACCTCAATACAACGATCTTGAAAAACTTAATCTAAAATACAAAGATAAAGGTCTTGTGATTCTGGGCTTCCCATGCAACCAGTTCGGCAATCAGGAACCGGGCAATGCAAAGGAAATAGAAACCACATGCAGGATAAACTACGGAGTTACATTCAGAATTTTTGAAAAGTGTGACGTAAGGGGCGATTCGGCGCATCCGGTCTTCAGATTCCTTTCGGGCAGACTTCCTGGAATATTCGGCACGGAAAGTATTAAATGGAATTTCACAAAATTCCTTATTGCTCCGGATGGCACTCCTGTGAGGCGTTTTGCTCCTTTCACAAACCCCATGAAAACTGAGAAGCATATTTTGCAGTATTTAGGACAGTAG
- a CDS encoding ATP-binding protein: MFDLDLWFAEQAIAMKKLPSADSRYLFNKIHWDNNCIGILGARGVGKTTMMMQYLKSKYDGKTNALYVSVDNPRFQDLPLNEFAAEFAKNGGELLCLDEVHKYPDWSKHIKAICDTRPDLKVVFSGSSLLQMNMQDADLSRRAAFYHLDGLSFREYLNLAYGMQLGIYSLEDLLKNHIDIAGDVISKFPKVLKVFSEYLSYGYYPFFLNDKPTYHMKLSNTIREVLETDMGFVCDIKYAKIHQIKKLLYMLATTPPYELKKTGLSEVTGIDRVTMNEYLIYLREAGLVNLVKPAGRGDGAVRKSEKLLMNNSNLLFAISSKPDIGTVREVFFVNQLNNYYRMQDNFLSVSLECAKSGDYTADGITFEIGGKDKGFKQIKDIENAYVAAADLEIGYGNKIPLWLFGMMY; encoded by the coding sequence ATGTTTGATCTTGACTTGTGGTTTGCCGAACAGGCGATTGCTATGAAGAAACTTCCGAGTGCTGACAGTCGCTATCTTTTTAATAAAATACATTGGGATAATAACTGCATAGGCATACTTGGCGCACGTGGTGTCGGGAAAACCACTATGATGATGCAGTACCTCAAATCGAAATATGATGGGAAAACCAACGCATTATACGTTTCAGTGGACAACCCCAGATTTCAGGATTTGCCATTGAATGAGTTTGCCGCAGAGTTTGCCAAAAACGGCGGAGAACTGCTGTGTCTTGACGAGGTACATAAATATCCGGACTGGTCAAAACACATAAAAGCTATATGCGACACCCGCCCCGATTTAAAGGTCGTATTTTCAGGTTCAAGCCTTTTGCAGATGAATATGCAGGATGCAGATCTCAGCAGAAGAGCGGCATTTTACCATCTGGACGGACTATCGTTCAGAGAGTATCTGAACCTCGCCTATGGCATGCAGCTCGGGATATACAGTTTGGAAGACCTGCTTAAAAACCATATAGACATTGCAGGTGATGTTATCTCTAAATTCCCGAAAGTGCTGAAAGTATTCTCAGAATATCTTTCATATGGCTATTATCCGTTCTTTCTCAACGATAAACCGACATATCACATGAAGCTTTCCAACACGATTAGAGAAGTTTTAGAAACCGACATGGGCTTTGTGTGCGATATTAAATATGCGAAGATACATCAGATAAAGAAGCTACTCTATATGCTTGCCACGACACCGCCGTATGAGCTTAAAAAGACAGGATTGTCCGAGGTTACCGGGATAGACAGGGTGACGATGAACGAATACCTGATATATCTGCGGGAGGCTGGGCTGGTTAACTTGGTTAAGCCTGCAGGCAGGGGTGACGGTGCAGTGAGAAAGTCCGAGAAACTGCTGATGAACAACTCGAACCTGCTCTTTGCGATAAGCTCAAAGCCGGACATTGGGACAGTGCGGGAAGTGTTTTTCGTAAACCAGCTTAATAACTACTATCGGATGCAGGACAATTTTCTGTCTGTGTCTCTGGAGTGTGCGAAAAGCGGTGATTACACAGCTGACGGCATCACGTTTGAGATAGGCGGAAAAGACAAAGGTTTCAAACAGATAAAGGATATTGAAAATGCCTACGTTGCCGCCGCAGATTTAGAAATCGGATACGGTAACAAAATCCCCCTCTGGCTGTTCGGAATGATGTATTAA
- a CDS encoding helix-turn-helix domain-containing protein — protein sequence MISQIISSPEILGHAIKSARQKAKLTQGQLAEKTGLRQATISKIENGSKNTRLDTLFIVLSELNLDMALNPKDSKLKAEW from the coding sequence ATGATAAGTCAAATAATCAGTTCTCCGGAAATATTGGGGCACGCTATAAAATCGGCCAGACAGAAAGCCAAGCTCACTCAAGGGCAACTGGCAGAAAAAACTGGTCTACGCCAAGCAACTATTTCAAAAATAGAAAACGGATCAAAGAACACACGGCTGGATACATTGTTTATAGTACTTTCAGAATTAAACCTTGATATGGCACTGAATCCGAAAGATTCAAAATTAAAGGCGGAGTGGTGA
- a CDS encoding type II toxin-antitoxin system HipA family toxin has translation MGRESQSAKLNVYMNGILVGILERLTTSLLEFTYADEWMQMEESRPLSLSMPLFTKKHSGDVVRNYLDNLLPDNQKVLDRIQARLKIGRSDSFDILAEIGNDCVGAIQLVPYGKNPCRVRNIEGKLLSDHDIAKILKNYRTEPLGMDDSDDFRISLAGAQEKTALLKRNEDWYRPEGSTPTTHIIKLPIGYIRANNIDLSESVENEWLCHLILKAFGLAVANMDIVQFEDMKVLSVERFDRKLADDKSWIIRLPQEDFCQITGTSPSLKYEKDGRLGIERIMEILRGSSNSQEDRHTFMKTVFLFWVMGAVDGHAKNFSIRLNPQGAYNLTPIYDVISIYPSLAKKEIHPSKIKMAMAVVGTNKQYLWERIHVSNWIRTADACNFSTEAMKGIVKDVIWSMDDVIANVRKQLPENFPSHIAEPIFNYMQDIKIKCIQNMEEI, from the coding sequence GTGGGACGTGAAAGTCAGTCGGCAAAATTAAACGTCTATATGAATGGCATTCTGGTTGGGATATTGGAAAGGCTGACAACCAGTTTACTTGAATTTACTTATGCGGACGAGTGGATGCAGATGGAGGAAAGCAGACCGTTATCTTTGTCTATGCCGTTATTTACGAAAAAACACAGTGGCGATGTGGTAAGGAATTATCTGGATAATCTCTTGCCGGATAATCAGAAGGTGCTTGACAGAATACAGGCAAGGTTGAAAATTGGCAGATCGGACAGTTTTGATATCCTTGCTGAAATAGGTAATGACTGCGTTGGTGCAATCCAACTCGTTCCTTATGGAAAGAATCCTTGCCGTGTGAGAAATATTGAAGGAAAGCTATTATCAGACCATGATATTGCTAAAATTCTGAAAAATTACCGGACAGAACCTCTTGGGATGGATGATTCAGATGACTTCAGAATTTCGCTTGCCGGTGCTCAGGAAAAAACGGCCTTATTGAAAAGAAATGAAGACTGGTATCGACCTGAAGGCTCGACCCCTACGACACATATTATAAAATTACCGATAGGTTATATCCGCGCCAACAACATTGATTTATCTGAAAGTGTTGAAAATGAGTGGCTTTGCCATCTTATTTTAAAGGCATTCGGTTTAGCTGTTGCAAATATGGACATTGTACAGTTTGAAGACATGAAAGTATTGTCCGTTGAACGGTTCGATAGGAAATTGGCTGACGACAAGTCATGGATTATCAGATTGCCTCAGGAAGACTTTTGTCAAATCACTGGCACGTCACCATCTCTGAAATATGAAAAAGACGGTAGATTGGGGATTGAAAGAATTATGGAAATTCTCCGTGGTTCGTCCAATAGTCAAGAGGATAGGCATACCTTTATGAAGACGGTTTTTTTGTTTTGGGTTATGGGCGCTGTAGATGGACATGCGAAAAACTTTAGTATCAGGCTGAACCCTCAGGGAGCATATAATCTGACCCCGATTTACGACGTAATATCCATTTATCCCAGTTTGGCTAAAAAAGAGATACATCCCAGTAAAATAAAGATGGCGATGGCTGTTGTGGGAACCAATAAGCAATACTTATGGGAGCGTATTCATGTCAGCAATTGGATACGGACGGCTGATGCATGTAATTTCTCAACAGAGGCCATGAAAGGTATTGTTAAGGATGTTATTTGGTCTATGGATGATGTTATCGCAAATGTCAGAAAACAGCTTCCTGAAAATTTTCCATCGCACATAGCGGAGCCGATTTTTAATTATATGCAGGATATAAAAATCAAGTGCATACAAAATATGGAAGAGATTTGA
- a CDS encoding HIT family protein translates to MDCIFCKIISGEIPCSKIYEDDLFIAFLDIRPIRKGHTLIVPKRHFESLFDTPVEESAAIYAVTAKVAAAVREATKSTGINIIQNNGADAGQEVFHSHIHIIPRSHDDGLKFERQHDEYSGFEEMGKLAHRIHSLTE, encoded by the coding sequence ATGGACTGTATTTTCTGCAAAATAATAAGCGGAGAGATCCCTTGCAGCAAAATCTATGAGGATGACCTGTTCATCGCCTTTCTGGACATCCGTCCCATCAGAAAGGGTCATACTCTGATTGTGCCCAAAAGACATTTTGAAAGCCTTTTCGATACGCCCGTAGAAGAATCTGCGGCAATCTATGCCGTTACGGCAAAAGTTGCGGCGGCAGTTCGGGAGGCCACTAAATCAACCGGAATTAATATTATCCAGAACAACGGGGCGGATGCCGGACAGGAAGTCTTCCACTCCCACATCCACATTATCCCCAGAAGCCATGATGACGGCCTGAAGTTTGAAAGACAGCATGATGAATACAGCGGCTTCGAGGAGATGGGCAAGCTGGCTCACCGCATCCACAGCCTGACAGAATAA
- a CDS encoding sulfurtransferase encodes MKHSLLRKGRSFMVTAAFASAFAVLSACGGGGGSYEAPAPTQPSNAWWNGYDVSAETLVSADTAVQWIKNGWKTSEGYPVIIVDVQTDFTAASDRIIGSIRGNSAVINGFALDEYRAEGPIDTVDARATSARMVTTGATMDKMIQDMGVTKDTVIVFANQAVSSSEFNATRAWWTFFYWGFSESKIKILDGGVAAVKALDASLVDTATVSADPADSTFSVKQLPGLHDAARVTTKNVIDLVRAGSASTKIIDVRGTDSQGSVAFNGRIKGAVTGINAASFISGGKFVDKATGEAILAAKGITSASNIIVHCVSGYSATPVYYYIKEVLGYPNVALYDGSWSAWSSHAGYERGVSYAAQAVYWGGSSFYWYTDTASVTAVGNPNGATADSTGVIALGGPLKANVNSNVLSFDTFRLSTVAPVVTSGNVSTTAQTATMAATANWKDVYGALLFVSNPGYTGTGNEIEEADKAYVASDDDDGSDSGDDSGEPVTPGGPSGC; translated from the coding sequence ATGAAGCACTCTTTATTGAGGAAAGGCCGTTCATTCATGGTAACGGCGGCGTTCGCTTCTGCGTTTGCGGTGCTTTCTGCTTGCGGCGGAGGCGGCGGTTCTTATGAGGCTCCGGCACCTACTCAGCCATCCAACGCATGGTGGAACGGATACGATGTTTCTGCCGAAACTCTTGTTTCTGCTGATACGGCTGTTCAGTGGATCAAGAACGGCTGGAAAACATCCGAAGGTTATCCCGTTATAATCGTTGACGTTCAGACTGATTTCACAGCTGCGTCAGACAGGATCATCGGCTCAATCAGAGGTAACAGTGCGGTGATCAACGGCTTTGCTCTGGATGAGTACAGGGCCGAAGGTCCCATCGACACTGTTGATGCCAGAGCCACATCCGCAAGGATGGTGACCACAGGCGCAACGATGGACAAGATGATTCAGGACATGGGCGTGACAAAAGATACTGTCATAGTTTTTGCGAATCAGGCTGTATCTTCAAGCGAATTCAACGCCACAAGAGCGTGGTGGACATTCTTCTACTGGGGATTTTCAGAGTCAAAGATCAAGATACTTGACGGCGGCGTTGCTGCTGTGAAGGCACTTGACGCTTCTCTGGTGGACACTGCAACAGTATCGGCTGACCCTGCGGACAGCACATTCTCCGTTAAGCAACTTCCCGGCCTGCATGATGCGGCCAGAGTCACCACCAAGAACGTTATCGACCTTGTAAGAGCGGGTTCTGCTTCAACAAAGATCATCGACGTAAGGGGTACTGATTCACAGGGTTCAGTAGCGTTCAACGGACGTATCAAAGGCGCTGTAACTGGTATCAATGCGGCCAGCTTCATCAGCGGCGGCAAGTTTGTTGACAAGGCCACAGGCGAGGCTATCCTTGCGGCAAAAGGCATCACATCTGCCAGCAACATCATAGTTCATTGCGTGTCCGGCTACTCTGCGACACCTGTTTACTATTATATCAAAGAGGTTCTGGGATACCCCAACGTAGCTCTGTATGACGGTTCATGGTCTGCATGGTCAAGCCACGCCGGATATGAGCGCGGAGTTTCCTATGCTGCTCAGGCAGTATACTGGGGCGGATCTTCCTTCTACTGGTACACCGACACTGCAAGCGTTACGGCTGTGGGCAACCCCAACGGCGCAACTGCTGACAGCACAGGTGTGATAGCTCTGGGCGGTCCTCTTAAGGCGAATGTGAACTCAAACGTTCTTTCCTTCGACACTTTCAGGCTTTCAACAGTCGCACCCGTTGTTACATCCGGCAACGTGAGCACAACTGCTCAGACTGCAACAATGGCTGCAACAGCTAACTGGAAAGACGTATACGGCGCTCTGCTGTTCGTTTCCAACCCCGGCTACACAGGTACGGGAAATGAGATTGAAGAAGCGGACAAAGCCTATGTCGCTTCCGATGATGACGACGGTTCCGATTCCGGCGATGATTCGGGCGAACCCGTGACTCCCGGCGGACCCAGCGGCTGCTGA
- the extI gene encoding selenite/tellurite reduction operon porin ExtI produces the protein MFKTKLLTVLMLMLMCAGSAFAFKPIELGEGKYLQFFYDAQFGYTGRNTGSGVNAEDDTNEFNFRRNRIGFIGTYNEKLSFYVQTEYIEDKNVNPLYVDISDDDSKDFYLLDAQLRYTPFENVDLIAGKFKHSLTRENLEGCFNPLTLDRSFFVYAPFKTSRDKGVGARAEFFDNMVQVRGEIQEGRTGDAADGSPDPGSNLRYTGRMHLSLLDKETGYGYKGTYFGKMKVLTVGASYQYEPDAVYGDVANLADKKDYAAYSYDIFGEFPTAAGTFTLSAAYLNVSFDDAYKGTNPDANSYGQNGERDGYYVKAGYMLPFNVGPGQVQFFGRYDKFDFAKLNGYYDNSVDFIAGGVNYYIDEDKIKLTAQYSKTNFDKEVGQDTNMQDFDTFELYMQVRF, from the coding sequence ATGTTTAAAACAAAATTACTTACAGTGCTGATGCTTATGCTCATGTGCGCAGGAAGCGCATTCGCCTTCAAGCCCATCGAGCTTGGCGAGGGCAAATATCTCCAGTTCTTTTATGACGCTCAGTTCGGCTACACAGGCAGAAACACCGGGAGCGGTGTTAACGCTGAAGACGACACTAACGAGTTCAACTTCAGAAGGAACAGGATAGGCTTCATCGGCACATACAACGAGAAGCTCAGCTTCTATGTTCAGACAGAATACATTGAAGACAAGAACGTAAACCCGCTTTATGTGGACATATCTGACGACGACAGCAAAGATTTTTATCTGCTGGATGCACAGCTCAGATACACACCATTTGAGAACGTTGACCTGATCGCAGGTAAGTTCAAACACTCTCTCACCAGAGAGAACCTTGAGGGATGTTTCAACCCTCTGACACTTGACCGTTCATTCTTTGTCTATGCTCCTTTCAAAACAAGCAGAGACAAGGGTGTCGGCGCACGTGCAGAGTTCTTTGACAACATGGTACAGGTAAGAGGTGAGATTCAGGAAGGCCGTACAGGCGATGCTGCCGACGGTTCACCCGATCCCGGTTCAAACCTCCGCTATACAGGCCGTATGCACCTTTCTCTGCTGGATAAAGAGACAGGCTACGGCTACAAGGGCACATATTTCGGCAAGATGAAAGTGCTTACGGTGGGCGCATCCTATCAGTATGAGCCCGACGCTGTTTACGGCGACGTTGCAAACCTTGCCGACAAAAAGGACTACGCCGCATATTCATATGATATTTTCGGCGAGTTTCCCACGGCAGCGGGTACCTTCACCCTTTCAGCCGCATATCTTAACGTAAGCTTTGACGATGCGTACAAGGGCACAAACCCCGACGCAAACTCATACGGTCAGAACGGCGAGCGTGACGGCTATTATGTTAAAGCGGGCTATATGCTCCCCTTCAACGTCGGCCCCGGACAGGTGCAGTTCTTCGGACGCTATGACAAGTTCGACTTCGCAAAACTCAACGGATACTATGACAACTCCGTGGATTTCATTGCGGGCGGCGTTAACTACTACATAGACGAAGACAAGATAAAGCTCACTGCACAGTATTCAAAAACAAACTTCGACAAAGAGGTCGGACAGGACACCAATATGCAGGATTTCGATACATTCGAACTGTATATGCAGGTCAGGTTCTGA
- the extJ gene encoding selenite/tellurite reduction operon protein ExtJ, with the protein MRKKIGIIVLAVMVISAGIAVAAAKASKGKVVSVDGTNITIKLDAAIDVKAGDAVKVEAVGGKPGFKLQGC; encoded by the coding sequence ATGAGAAAGAAGATCGGTATTATCGTGCTGGCCGTTATGGTCATTTCGGCAGGAATAGCCGTTGCGGCTGCTAAGGCATCCAAAGGAAAAGTTGTCAGTGTTGACGGAACTAACATCACAATCAAGCTTGATGCTGCCATTGATGTTAAGGCCGGCGATGCTGTGAAGGTTGAGGCTGTGGGCGGTAAGCCCGGCTTTAAACTTCAGGGCTGCTGA
- the extM gene encoding selenite/tellurite reduction operon c-type cytochrome ExtM, translated as MRKKLIYMSAVILFVLCVSVTVYLGFFRNGDVSRGCMASNCHSGIEYPSENHKIACEECHGGDPLSADKAVAHAKMLGGRNPGDPAVWEKTCGKCHQYQLERVSGTLMYTATGMIKNSQQAWDDYKGKLYSTGGAEGYDENGKPQKRPSVAELDELSGELYRKFCSACHVGYDKLEGYRAHHSSGCSACHFNHSDEGTYAGGDKTIHGKGPYPEKHVISALPSNDVCLTCHNRSGRLALSYEGYYDGNNSLVPTKDGYPGPDLVDGVRNVRHMEADIHFGFGMDCIDCHTSRDMMGDGYMYENMYQQIETACEDCHGTEKALPKTMRITKENSTPVRESQNYKVRMSYGDEMVLTSKGRMYSNVRKENGKFYLYTKREGKRLEIKTVKGTQDHGVSGHGRMECYTCHSNTVAQCYGCHTTYDKTEKMTDLIKGQDTPGAFSETEDFRTLFPFQLGLNQRGKISPVTPGCQTFLTYIDEKGNKVLDDHVFNYRGEKKFKFAPFFSHNTGKKAVSCETCHSKLAFAGFGQGLVSVTKGNIGSSYMCDKCEKPLDSLYSIKDGKINVTSDVVRDHSRLLNTGELAAMLRANTCIMCHEKGEGRIYGGRISYDAVLSDPVHKPLLH; from the coding sequence GTGCGAAAAAAACTGATATACATGTCTGCGGTAATTCTTTTTGTTCTGTGCGTATCTGTGACCGTGTATCTCGGTTTTTTCCGCAATGGTGATGTGTCTAGGGGCTGCATGGCCTCCAACTGCCATTCGGGGATAGAGTATCCTTCTGAAAATCATAAAATTGCCTGCGAAGAGTGCCACGGCGGCGATCCGCTTTCGGCGGACAAGGCCGTTGCCCATGCGAAGATGCTGGGGGGCAGAAACCCCGGAGACCCTGCCGTATGGGAAAAGACCTGCGGCAAATGCCATCAGTATCAGCTTGAGAGAGTTTCAGGCACGCTTATGTACACAGCCACTGGTATGATAAAAAACTCTCAGCAGGCATGGGACGACTATAAAGGCAAGCTTTACAGCACAGGGGGCGCAGAGGGGTATGACGAAAACGGAAAACCTCAGAAAAGGCCGTCCGTTGCTGAGCTTGATGAGCTTTCCGGCGAGCTTTACCGGAAATTCTGTTCCGCCTGCCATGTAGGCTACGATAAGCTGGAGGGCTACAGGGCGCATCACTCATCCGGCTGTTCCGCATGCCACTTTAACCATTCCGATGAAGGAACCTATGCGGGCGGGGACAAAACTATCCACGGAAAAGGCCCCTATCCCGAAAAGCATGTCATTTCGGCTCTTCCATCGAACGACGTCTGTCTAACCTGCCACAACAGAAGCGGAAGGCTGGCTCTGTCATACGAAGGCTACTACGACGGCAACAACTCCCTCGTGCCCACAAAGGACGGCTACCCGGGTCCCGATCTTGTGGACGGGGTGCGCAACGTCCGCCACATGGAGGCGGACATACATTTCGGCTTCGGGATGGACTGCATCGACTGCCACACCTCAAGGGATATGATGGGCGACGGCTATATGTATGAAAACATGTATCAGCAGATAGAGACCGCCTGCGAAGACTGTCACGGCACAGAAAAAGCACTGCCCAAGACCATGAGGATAACCAAAGAGAACAGCACTCCCGTGCGGGAATCGCAGAACTATAAGGTCAGAATGAGCTACGGCGACGAGATGGTGCTCACCTCAAAGGGGCGTATGTACTCCAACGTAAGGAAGGAGAACGGAAAGTTCTATCTTTACACCAAGCGGGAGGGCAAACGTCTGGAGATAAAGACCGTTAAAGGGACACAGGATCACGGTGTTTCCGGTCACGGGCGTATGGAGTGCTACACCTGCCATTCCAATACCGTGGCGCAGTGCTACGGATGCCACACCACATATGACAAAACAGAGAAAATGACCGACCTGATAAAAGGGCAGGATACTCCGGGCGCATTCAGCGAGACCGAGGATTTCAGGACACTTTTTCCTTTTCAGCTCGGACTGAACCAGAGGGGAAAAATATCGCCTGTTACCCCCGGATGTCAGACTTTCCTGACATATATAGACGAAAAGGGCAATAAGGTTCTGGATGATCACGTTTTCAACTACAGAGGCGAAAAAAAATTCAAGTTTGCACCGTTTTTCAGCCATAACACAGGGAAAAAAGCCGTGAGCTGTGAAACCTGCCATTCGAAACTGGCGTTTGCGGGATTCGGTCAGGGGCTGGTTTCGGTGACAAAGGGGAACATCGGCAGTTCATATATGTGCGACAAGTGCGAAAAGCCTCTGGATTCGCTCTACAGTATTAAAGACGGAAAAATAAACGTAACCTCGGACGTTGTCCGTGACCACTCCCGACTGCTGAACACAGGGGAGCTGGCGGCGATGCTCCGTGCCAATACATGCATAATGTGTCATGAAAAAGGAGAAGGCAGAATATATGGCGGCAGAATCTCGTACGATGCTGTTCTTTCTGATCCTGTGCATAAGCCTCTGCTTCACTGA
- the extO gene encoding selenite/tellurite reduction operon b-type cytochrome iron-sulfur cluster-binding subunit ExtO → MAAESRTMLFFLILCISLCFTESGFALDKNDKNCAACHKVTLTGAHKAQKCESCHARNADHFDRAADFSKGAAGCLNCHREYAGITDSAMVHRSAEKVFVSKSFERYDGGFWDKNCKNCHVQSCSDCHRSENPHSIKKPSADDCQECHRDYYTGIEYSGLGQREDHERYQRGREHKGGKYASMLKDVHFEKGMQCGDCHSMKSLAEGRKFSKTCTDCHQFNKNSSVEHSIPEHGRMECYTCHSAWANQEYGTFWIYMRDTKFSEYFRWVKRPHLDYAKSSHTKQYADFPIGVNERKKYSPLRPQFIGFVTRIEKDRVIGKENEMVSSDFRAVFPHTVRRETVLCESCHADNRRLMRERMDERIYHTDRDGLPFPTFYNGKWFSVTNGRFVNDSEFKRIKSKGAKYNKALLKKWQQVTKTVENSKK, encoded by the coding sequence ATGGCGGCAGAATCTCGTACGATGCTGTTCTTTCTGATCCTGTGCATAAGCCTCTGCTTCACTGAAAGCGGCTTTGCGCTGGACAAAAATGATAAAAACTGCGCCGCCTGCCACAAGGTGACGCTGACCGGTGCCCACAAGGCGCAGAAGTGCGAATCGTGCCATGCCCGAAATGCCGACCATTTCGACCGTGCGGCTGATTTTTCAAAGGGTGCGGCGGGATGCCTGAACTGCCACAGAGAATATGCCGGCATAACCGACAGTGCCATGGTGCACCGCAGTGCGGAAAAAGTATTCGTTTCAAAATCATTTGAGAGATACGACGGCGGCTTCTGGGATAAGAACTGCAAAAACTGCCATGTGCAGAGCTGTTCGGACTGTCACCGCAGCGAAAACCCCCACAGCATAAAAAAACCTTCTGCGGACGACTGTCAGGAGTGCCACAGGGACTACTATACAGGCATAGAATACAGCGGACTGGGACAGCGGGAGGATCACGAGCGGTATCAGCGGGGCAGGGAACACAAGGGCGGAAAATACGCCTCGATGCTTAAGGACGTGCATTTTGAAAAGGGTATGCAGTGCGGCGACTGCCACTCCATGAAGAGTCTGGCCGAAGGGAGGAAATTCTCAAAAACCTGTACCGACTGCCATCAGTTCAATAAAAACAGTTCCGTTGAGCATTCAATTCCCGAACACGGCAGAATGGAGTGCTACACCTGCCATTCCGCATGGGCAAATCAGGAGTACGGAACTTTCTGGATATATATGCGTGATACGAAGTTCTCAGAATATTTCAGATGGGTCAAAAGACCGCATTTGGACTATGCTAAAAGCAGTCACACCAAGCAGTATGCGGATTTTCCCATCGGTGTTAACGAGCGGAAGAAGTATTCGCCGCTGAGGCCTCAGTTCATAGGCTTTGTGACCAGAATAGAGAAGGACAGGGTCATAGGCAAAGAGAACGAAATGGTTTCATCGGATTTCAGAGCTGTTTTTCCCCATACCGTCCGCAGGGAGACGGTGCTCTGCGAAAGCTGTCATGCCGACAACAGAAGGCTCATGCGTGAGCGGATGGACGAGCGGATATATCACACAGACAGGGATGGTCTGCCCTTTCCGACATTTTACAACGGAAAATGGTTTTCCGTGACTAACGGCCGTTTTGTTAACGATTCCGAGTTTAAAAGGATAAAGAGCAAAGGAGCGAAATATAACAAAGCATTGCTTAAAAAATGGCAGCAGGTGACAAAAACTGTAGAAAACTCAAAAAAATAA